Proteins from one Nakamurella multipartita DSM 44233 genomic window:
- a CDS encoding glycogen/starch/alpha-glucan phosphorylase has protein sequence MTKSSRPAIVPSDLDDVERFTEEFLKRLQFGQGVALPRATKNDLYYALARTVRQQLMARWLETVQRQMQAKAKVVVYLSAEYLLGRQLDNALLASGLTDTAEAAIDGLGLDMQTIRDTEVEPGLGNGGLGRLAACFIDSLATLRIPAIGYGIRYEYGIFRQTFEDGHQVEQPDSWLTLGSPWEFPHPEMGVKVPFAGHTEKYLGEDGRERTRWVNDWEVIGVPYNYMVPGYRTGNVNTLRLWSARATQAFDLHVFNNGDYLQAVRSQAFAENISKVLYPEDSTPQGKELRLQQQYFFVACSLRDFLTNVMGPGFDPRKLPERVIFQLNDTHPVIAIPELMRILVDEKDIPWDEALDICRQCFAYTCHTLLPEALEVWPVELLGRLLPRHLEIIFRINDDFLAELREAYPDDELRVRSMSIIQEHPERAVRMAYLATVVGAKVNGVAELHSQLLRDKVLSDFSAYWPDKFTNVTNGITPRRFIGLANPALTELITDTIGDGWLRDLGRLVELEPHADDPAFLDAFAAIKVGNRKRLAGLLERRDGIVLPQDAMYDVMVKRLHEYKRQTLKLLHIVTLYQRLQENPDLDIVPRVFLFGAKAAPGYWIAKQTIALINAVGRVIDNDPIVAGRLKVAFPANYNVTLAETLIPAADLSEQISLAGKEASGTGNMKLALNGALTIGTLDGANVEILQAVGEENFFLFGLTEPQVHAIYESGYQPREYFQNNPELRKALGAIASGAFSDGNREAFAPIVDSLLHEDRFLALADYQSYIEAQDRVDLAYRDTRAWNRSAVLNVARSGFFSSDRSIQDYLDRIWNASPVDAS, from the coding sequence GTGACTAAATCGAGTCGACCCGCGATCGTGCCGTCCGACCTCGACGATGTCGAGCGGTTCACGGAGGAGTTCCTCAAGCGCCTGCAGTTCGGGCAGGGCGTCGCGCTGCCGCGGGCGACCAAGAACGATCTCTATTACGCGCTCGCTCGTACGGTTCGCCAGCAGCTGATGGCCCGCTGGTTGGAGACCGTGCAGCGACAGATGCAGGCCAAGGCCAAGGTCGTGGTCTACCTGTCCGCCGAGTACCTGCTCGGCCGGCAGCTGGACAACGCCCTGCTGGCCTCCGGGCTCACCGACACCGCCGAGGCGGCGATCGACGGCCTGGGCCTGGACATGCAGACCATCCGGGACACCGAGGTCGAGCCGGGCCTGGGCAACGGTGGCCTGGGCCGCCTGGCCGCCTGCTTCATCGACTCGCTGGCCACCCTGCGGATCCCGGCCATCGGTTACGGCATCCGCTACGAGTACGGCATCTTCCGGCAGACCTTCGAGGACGGCCACCAGGTCGAGCAGCCCGACTCGTGGCTGACCCTGGGTTCGCCCTGGGAGTTCCCGCACCCGGAAATGGGCGTCAAGGTCCCCTTCGCCGGCCACACCGAGAAGTACCTGGGCGAGGACGGCCGGGAGCGCACCCGGTGGGTCAACGACTGGGAGGTCATCGGGGTCCCCTACAACTACATGGTCCCCGGCTACCGCACCGGCAACGTCAACACGCTGCGGCTGTGGAGCGCACGCGCCACCCAGGCGTTCGACCTGCACGTGTTCAACAACGGTGACTACCTGCAGGCGGTCCGCTCGCAGGCCTTTGCCGAGAACATCAGCAAGGTGCTCTACCCGGAGGACTCCACCCCGCAGGGCAAGGAGCTGCGGCTGCAGCAGCAGTACTTCTTCGTCGCCTGCTCGCTGCGCGACTTCCTGACCAACGTCATGGGCCCCGGGTTCGACCCGCGCAAGCTGCCCGAGCGGGTGATCTTCCAGCTCAACGACACCCACCCGGTGATCGCCATCCCCGAGCTGATGCGCATCCTGGTCGACGAGAAGGACATCCCCTGGGACGAGGCGCTGGACATCTGCCGCCAGTGCTTCGCCTACACCTGCCACACCCTGCTGCCCGAGGCGCTGGAGGTCTGGCCGGTCGAGCTGCTGGGCCGGCTGCTGCCGCGGCACCTGGAGATCATCTTCCGGATCAACGACGACTTCCTGGCCGAGCTGCGCGAGGCGTACCCGGACGACGAGCTGCGGGTCCGCAGCATGTCGATCATCCAGGAGCACCCGGAGCGGGCCGTGCGGATGGCCTACCTGGCCACGGTCGTCGGCGCCAAGGTCAACGGCGTGGCCGAGCTGCACAGCCAGCTGCTGCGGGACAAGGTGCTCTCGGACTTCTCGGCGTACTGGCCGGACAAGTTCACCAACGTGACCAACGGGATCACCCCGCGCCGCTTCATCGGCCTGGCCAATCCGGCCCTGACCGAGCTGATCACCGACACCATCGGCGACGGCTGGCTGCGCGATCTGGGCCGGCTGGTCGAGCTGGAGCCGCACGCCGACGACCCGGCCTTCCTGGACGCCTTCGCCGCCATCAAGGTCGGCAACCGCAAGCGGCTGGCCGGCCTGCTGGAGCGGCGGGACGGCATCGTGCTGCCGCAGGACGCCATGTACGACGTGATGGTCAAGCGACTGCACGAGTACAAGCGGCAGACACTCAAGCTGCTGCACATCGTCACGCTCTACCAGCGGCTGCAGGAGAATCCGGACCTGGACATCGTGCCCCGGGTGTTCCTGTTCGGGGCCAAGGCGGCCCCCGGATACTGGATCGCCAAGCAGACGATCGCGCTGATCAACGCGGTCGGCCGGGTCATCGACAACGACCCGATCGTGGCCGGGCGGCTCAAGGTCGCCTTCCCGGCGAACTACAACGTGACGCTGGCCGAGACGCTGATCCCGGCGGCCGACCTGTCCGAGCAGATCTCGCTGGCCGGCAAGGAAGCCTCCGGCACCGGCAACATGAAGCTGGCCCTGAACGGGGCGCTGACCATCGGCACCCTGGACGGCGCCAACGTGGAGATCCTGCAGGCGGTCGGCGAGGAGAACTTCTTCCTCTTCGGGCTGACCGAGCCGCAGGTGCATGCCATCTACGAATCCGGATACCAGCCGCGCGAGTATTTCCAGAACAATCCGGAATTGCGCAAGGCCCTGGGGGCGATCGCCTCGGGCGCGTTCTCCGACGGCAATCGGGAGGCGTTCGCGCCGATCGTCGACTCGCTGTTGCACGAGGACCGGTTCCTGGCCCTGGCCGACTACCAGAGCTACATCGAGGCGCAGGATCGGGTCGATCTGGCCTACCGGGACACCCGGGCGTGGAACCGCAGTGCGGTGCTCAATGTGGCCCGTTCCGGCTTCTTTTCCAGCGACCGGTCGATCCAGGATTACCTCGACCGGATCTGGAATGCCTCACCCGTGGACGCCAGCTGA
- a CDS encoding acetate uptake transporter — protein MTTIVDHPNADLMPDLADPTAGRVAQAREMASAQVQLIADPAPLGLAAFALTTFLLSLANSGLMPVAAEPVVLGVALAYGGLAQLLAGMWEFKKGNVFGATVFTSYGAFWLSFWAYLTFYAGGIPAEQHGVAAGWLLICWGIFTVLMFLGSLRTTAVLAALFAVVVVAFFLLGFGALNGITGLTRAGGFAGLLAGAMAWYLCLAGVLSSTFGRPVLPNKSLVG, from the coding sequence ATGACCACGATCGTCGACCACCCCAATGCCGACCTGATGCCCGACCTCGCCGACCCGACCGCCGGACGGGTCGCCCAGGCCCGGGAGATGGCCTCGGCCCAGGTCCAACTGATCGCCGACCCCGCCCCGCTGGGGCTGGCCGCCTTCGCGCTCACCACGTTCCTGCTGAGCCTGGCCAATTCCGGCCTGATGCCGGTGGCCGCCGAACCGGTCGTGCTCGGCGTGGCCCTGGCCTACGGCGGCCTCGCCCAACTGCTGGCCGGCATGTGGGAATTCAAGAAGGGCAACGTCTTCGGCGCGACGGTGTTCACGTCCTACGGCGCCTTCTGGCTCTCGTTCTGGGCCTACCTGACCTTCTACGCCGGGGGCATCCCGGCCGAGCAGCACGGTGTCGCCGCCGGCTGGCTGCTGATCTGCTGGGGCATCTTCACCGTGCTGATGTTCCTGGGCTCGCTGCGGACCACCGCGGTGCTGGCCGCCCTGTTCGCGGTCGTCGTGGTGGCGTTCTTCCTGCTCGGATTCGGCGCGCTCAACGGCATCACCGGCCTGACCCGGGCCGGTGGCTTCGCCGGCCTGCTGGCCGGAGCGATGGCCTGGTACCTGTGCCTGGCCGGCGTGCTCAGCTCCACCTTCGGCCGGCCGGTCCTGCCCAACAAGTCACTGGTGGGCTGA
- a CDS encoding AMP-binding protein yields the protein MISSTANDSPLTPLRFLQRSAEVYPTKPAIVYGARRYSYAEFADAAQRLAQALRARIEPGDRVVFLAPNVPEMLIAHFAVPLAGGVLVALNSRLAKAEIDYILNHSEAKLLFVDAELVATVGNSLAAAPALTGVIEIADAEFGLAASGLDVGQQSYASFLAEADPAAAPLPWTVADERTVISINYTSGTTGKPKGVMYTHRGAYLNSFGEIVHNQFTGDSVYLWTLPMFHCNGWCTPWAVTGAGATHVCLRAVRADAVWSALDGLGVTHLCGAPTVCSIIADAGQAHPLDRPMRITTAGAPPSPTVIEKLDRLGVTVVHVYGLTEVYGPFTICEYQREWDDLPPADRARRLSRQGVGMLQAESARVVDEQLVDVPADGITIGEIVLRGNNVMAGYFKDDAATEQAFRGGWFHSGDLGVMHPDGYIELKDRAKDIIISGGENISTIEVENAVLSHPAVAEAAVIGMPSVKWGERPRAFVVVRPGVEVSSAAILDHVKGLIAKFKVPDEVIFVDVLPRTATGKIRKNELRATDPAARVLATAP from the coding sequence ATGATCAGCTCCACCGCCAACGATTCCCCGCTCACCCCCTTGCGTTTCCTGCAGCGCTCGGCCGAGGTGTATCCGACCAAACCGGCCATCGTCTACGGCGCCCGCCGCTACAGCTACGCCGAATTTGCCGACGCCGCCCAACGTCTCGCGCAGGCGCTGCGGGCCAGGATCGAGCCGGGCGACCGGGTGGTGTTCCTGGCCCCCAACGTGCCCGAGATGCTCATCGCGCACTTCGCGGTGCCGCTGGCCGGTGGAGTGCTGGTGGCCCTGAACTCCCGGCTGGCCAAGGCCGAGATCGACTACATCCTCAACCATTCCGAGGCCAAGTTGCTGTTCGTGGACGCCGAGCTGGTCGCCACGGTGGGCAACTCGCTGGCCGCCGCGCCCGCCCTGACCGGGGTGATCGAGATCGCCGACGCCGAATTCGGTCTGGCCGCCAGCGGCCTGGATGTCGGCCAGCAGTCGTACGCCTCGTTCCTGGCCGAGGCCGACCCGGCCGCCGCCCCGCTGCCGTGGACGGTGGCCGACGAACGGACCGTCATCTCGATCAACTACACCTCGGGGACCACCGGAAAACCCAAGGGCGTCATGTACACCCACCGCGGCGCCTACCTGAACTCGTTCGGCGAGATCGTGCACAACCAGTTCACCGGGGACTCGGTCTACCTGTGGACGCTGCCGATGTTCCACTGCAACGGCTGGTGCACCCCCTGGGCGGTCACCGGCGCCGGCGCCACTCACGTGTGCCTGCGCGCCGTCCGGGCGGACGCCGTCTGGTCGGCCCTGGACGGGCTCGGCGTGACCCACCTGTGTGGCGCTCCGACGGTGTGCAGCATCATCGCCGACGCCGGGCAGGCCCATCCGCTGGACCGGCCGATGCGGATCACCACCGCGGGGGCACCGCCGTCGCCGACGGTCATCGAGAAGCTCGACCGGTTGGGCGTGACCGTGGTGCACGTCTACGGGCTCACCGAGGTCTACGGGCCGTTCACCATCTGCGAGTACCAGCGGGAGTGGGACGACCTGCCGCCGGCCGATCGGGCCCGGCGACTGTCCCGGCAGGGCGTGGGCATGCTGCAGGCCGAGTCGGCCCGGGTGGTCGACGAGCAACTTGTCGACGTGCCCGCGGACGGCATCACGATCGGCGAGATCGTCCTGCGCGGCAACAATGTGATGGCCGGCTACTTCAAGGACGACGCGGCCACCGAGCAGGCGTTCCGCGGTGGCTGGTTCCACAGCGGCGACCTGGGCGTGATGCACCCCGACGGGTACATCGAGCTCAAGGACCGGGCCAAGGACATCATCATCTCCGGTGGCGAGAACATCTCGACCATTGAGGTCGAGAACGCCGTGCTCTCCCATCCGGCCGTGGCCGAGGCCGCGGTGATCGGCATGCCCAGCGTGAAGTGGGGCGAACGGCCGCGGGCGTTCGTCGTCGTGCGGCCGGGCGTCGAGGTCAGCTCGGCCGCGATCCTGGACCACGTCAAGGGATTGATCGCCAAGTTCAAGGTGCCGGACGAGGTGATCTTCGTCGACGTCCTGCCCCGGACCGCCACCGGCAAGATCCGCAAGAACGAGCTGCGGGCGACCGACCCGGCCGCTCGCGTGCTCGCCACCGCCCCGTAG
- a CDS encoding AEC family transporter, with translation MGETLLKVLPVMLGFVGGFLLRRFRVAEPRDGDFLFRLVFYVCVPALMFASLSTVQITAALAVFPLSSALFTLVGFVLALLTARRLHWDPTRSAVLMCGCMIANSGFELPFIQALYGAEGVVRIAAFDAMNTALTFSFAYLVAVRGNPNRRRGGGAMIGRLARSPALWAIALGLAVNLIAVPVPAPIHDSLAVFGAATGFIIPLAVGILFQPSGGQVGKAAVMVGVRLAAGLLVAVGLVLAFDLQGLDRTIMLLLGIAPIGFSTVTFASLEKLGEKLAVTALSLSLSLSLVLSMVVTVI, from the coding sequence ATGGGCGAGACCCTGCTCAAGGTCCTGCCGGTCATGCTCGGCTTCGTCGGGGGCTTCCTGCTGCGCCGATTCCGGGTCGCCGAGCCGCGCGACGGTGACTTCCTGTTCCGGCTGGTGTTCTACGTCTGCGTGCCGGCGCTGATGTTCGCCTCGCTGTCCACGGTGCAGATCACCGCCGCGCTGGCCGTGTTCCCGCTGTCGTCGGCCCTGTTCACGCTGGTCGGGTTCGTGCTGGCCCTGCTGACCGCGCGCCGGCTGCACTGGGACCCGACCCGGTCGGCGGTGCTGATGTGCGGCTGCATGATCGCCAACAGCGGCTTCGAACTGCCGTTCATCCAGGCCCTCTACGGCGCCGAAGGGGTCGTCCGGATCGCCGCCTTCGACGCGATGAATACGGCCCTGACCTTCAGCTTCGCCTACCTGGTGGCCGTGCGCGGCAACCCGAACCGGCGCCGCGGCGGCGGGGCCATGATCGGCCGGTTGGCCCGCAGCCCGGCCCTGTGGGCGATCGCGCTGGGCCTGGCGGTCAACCTGATCGCGGTGCCGGTGCCCGCGCCGATCCACGACTCGCTGGCGGTGTTCGGGGCGGCGACCGGGTTCATCATCCCGTTGGCCGTCGGCATCCTGTTCCAGCCCTCGGGCGGTCAGGTGGGCAAGGCGGCGGTGATGGTCGGCGTCCGGCTGGCCGCCGGCCTGCTGGTCGCGGTCGGCCTGGTCCTGGCCTTCGACCTGCAGGGGCTGGACCGCACGATCATGCTGCTGCTCGGGATCGCCCCGATCGGGTTCTCGACCGTCACCTTCGCCTCCCTGGAAAAGCTCGGCGAGAAGCTCGCGGTCACCGCCTTGTCGTTGTCCCTGTCGCTGAGCCTGGTGCTGTCGATGGTCGTGACGGTGATCTGA
- a CDS encoding MoaD/ThiS family protein — MTTTAIRVILPAHLRELAHVHGEVELDVDGPVTQRSVLDALEAQLPVLVGRVRDHQTQQRRGFVRFYACQEDLSHEPPDDPLPAAVAQGQEPFMIVGAMAGG, encoded by the coding sequence ATGACCACCACCGCGATCAGAGTGATCCTGCCCGCCCATCTGCGGGAGCTGGCCCATGTGCACGGCGAGGTCGAACTCGACGTCGACGGACCGGTCACCCAGCGCAGCGTGCTGGATGCGTTGGAGGCCCAACTGCCGGTGCTGGTCGGCCGGGTGCGCGATCACCAGACCCAGCAGCGTCGGGGCTTCGTCCGCTTCTACGCCTGCCAGGAGGATCTGTCCCACGAGCCGCCGGACGATCCGTTGCCGGCGGCCGTCGCCCAGGGCCAGGAGCCGTTCATGATCGTCGGTGCGATGGCCGGCGGCTGA
- a CDS encoding neutral zinc metallopeptidase — protein sequence MQRCGSIGGASVGRPRLMATVLPRGLALSVVAIVGLAGCSQSTTGTPAAGAPATSSSAGPTSSSDPTTSAAVGVAVDAGVVETSVLRPMQVESDDFWEEILALAGSSAGVSAPMSFLAESETLDCGGVALSGTDHFGPTYCAAQDEIVVSATFMADLGASQVLQADGTFVDPADDVGVYFLLAHEWGHNIIGELVAEKQADLTLVPSQQVELAADCLAGLMIAGVPRVFAVKDTEAVLGYVPVVGERFAGISGSPAARQAAIEVGLAPDYEDRAQFVTGLDQCLSSQAPQLAKALG from the coding sequence TTGCAGCGGTGCGGGTCGATCGGGGGTGCATCGGTGGGACGTCCCAGACTGATGGCAACAGTGCTGCCGAGGGGGCTGGCGCTGAGCGTGGTGGCGATCGTGGGCCTGGCCGGATGCAGCCAGTCGACGACCGGAACCCCCGCGGCCGGTGCACCCGCGACGTCGTCGTCGGCCGGCCCGACGAGCAGCTCGGATCCGACCACGAGTGCCGCGGTGGGGGTGGCGGTGGACGCCGGCGTCGTCGAGACCTCCGTCCTGCGGCCGATGCAGGTCGAGTCCGACGACTTCTGGGAGGAGATCCTCGCTCTGGCCGGCTCGTCGGCCGGCGTCAGTGCGCCGATGTCGTTCCTGGCCGAATCGGAAACGCTCGACTGCGGCGGCGTCGCCCTCAGTGGCACCGACCACTTCGGCCCCACGTATTGCGCGGCGCAGGATGAGATCGTCGTCTCGGCGACGTTCATGGCCGATCTCGGTGCTTCCCAGGTCCTGCAGGCCGACGGGACGTTCGTCGACCCGGCGGATGACGTCGGGGTCTACTTCCTGCTCGCCCACGAGTGGGGCCACAACATCATCGGCGAGTTGGTCGCCGAGAAGCAGGCCGATCTCACCCTGGTTCCGTCCCAGCAGGTCGAGCTGGCCGCGGACTGCCTGGCCGGGCTGATGATCGCGGGGGTGCCGCGGGTGTTCGCGGTGAAGGACACCGAGGCCGTGCTCGGGTACGTGCCGGTCGTCGGGGAGCGCTTTGCCGGGATCTCCGGCTCGCCGGCCGCGCGCCAGGCGGCCATCGAGGTCGGGCTGGCGCCCGACTACGAGGACCGGGCGCAGTTCGTGACCGGTCTGGACCAGTGCCTGTCCAGCCAGGCACCCCAGCTGGCCAAGGCGCTCGGGTAG
- a CDS encoding acyl-CoA dehydrogenase family protein, whose translation MTMPTAPDHDSPPTALDTDYYAVFADVPEADRLFWKRARTFAEDTLAEVNQAWDQGEYPLHLARRLGELDLLTDGVVGPGLTPMSPLAAGLVNMEISRGDGSMGTVIAVQGGLALRSIALFGSAEQQARWLVPLARGEKLGAFALTEPTHGSDSVALETTAVRDGDGWVINGCKRWIGNGSVGDVTVVWARDEQGHVRGFLVEQDTPGYRGETIRGKASLRAIHQAHITLTDVRVPLDAVLPGTHSFKDASRVLLATRLGVAWAALGHATAVFEAALTYSRTRIQFGKPLASFQLVQERLTRMLATLTTMQLTCRHLAALDQAGTLTPTQAALAKYTNTRGARELAAIARDMLGGNGILLENHVIRHMADVESLHTYEGTESIQALLIGRDLTGISAFA comes from the coding sequence ATGACCATGCCGACGGCGCCCGACCACGACAGCCCCCCGACCGCCCTGGACACCGACTACTACGCGGTCTTCGCCGACGTTCCCGAGGCGGATCGGCTGTTCTGGAAGCGGGCCCGGACCTTCGCCGAGGACACCCTGGCCGAGGTCAACCAGGCGTGGGACCAGGGCGAGTACCCGCTTCACCTGGCCCGCCGGCTGGGCGAGCTGGACCTGCTCACCGACGGGGTGGTCGGACCCGGCCTGACGCCGATGTCGCCGCTGGCCGCCGGCCTGGTCAACATGGAGATCTCCCGCGGAGACGGGTCGATGGGCACCGTCATTGCCGTCCAGGGCGGTCTGGCCCTGCGCTCCATCGCGTTGTTCGGTAGCGCCGAGCAGCAGGCGCGGTGGCTGGTCCCGCTGGCCCGCGGGGAGAAGTTGGGCGCGTTCGCCCTCACCGAACCGACTCACGGTTCGGACTCGGTGGCGTTGGAGACGACCGCGGTCCGTGACGGTGACGGCTGGGTGATCAACGGGTGCAAGCGCTGGATCGGCAATGGTTCGGTCGGTGACGTCACCGTGGTCTGGGCCCGCGACGAGCAGGGTCACGTCCGCGGCTTCCTGGTCGAGCAGGACACCCCCGGGTACCGGGGCGAGACGATCCGGGGCAAGGCCTCGCTGCGGGCCATCCATCAGGCCCACATCACGCTGACCGACGTGCGGGTGCCGCTGGACGCGGTGCTGCCCGGCACGCACAGCTTCAAGGACGCCTCCCGGGTGCTGCTGGCCACCCGCCTGGGAGTCGCCTGGGCCGCGCTGGGGCACGCCACCGCGGTGTTCGAGGCGGCGCTGACCTACTCCCGGACCCGCATCCAGTTCGGCAAACCGCTGGCCTCGTTCCAGCTGGTGCAGGAACGGCTGACCCGGATGCTGGCCACCCTGACCACCATGCAGTTGACCTGCCGGCACCTGGCCGCCCTGGACCAGGCCGGCACCCTCACCCCCACCCAGGCCGCGCTGGCCAAGTACACCAACACCCGCGGCGCCCGCGAGCTGGCCGCGATCGCCCGGGACATGCTCGGCGGCAACGGGATCCTGCTGGAGAACCACGTCATCCGGCACATGGCCGACGTCGAGTCCCTGCACACCTACGAGGGCACCGAGAGCATCCAGGCCCTGCTCATCGGTCGCGACCTGACCGGCATCAGCGCCTTCGCCTGA
- a CDS encoding MarR family winged helix-turn-helix transcriptional regulator: MKATCAEVLLDVLEAFVGHLHCGAQNGGIDALRTADLTFSQIRTLLTLTQNPEPVPIHEIATSLELSVATAGRNVDQLVRAGLVERHEDDLDRRIKRISLSPAGLDLIATFKAGQRRSALRILSAVGVDETRRLIDALRPVVEKLGCPSRPHPEASLPETPRPQTPQPSPFPPLRQEIPV, translated from the coding sequence GTGAAAGCAACCTGTGCCGAGGTGCTGCTGGACGTCCTGGAGGCGTTCGTCGGGCATCTGCACTGCGGCGCCCAGAACGGGGGCATCGACGCCCTGCGGACCGCGGACCTGACGTTCTCGCAGATCCGCACGCTGCTCACGCTCACCCAGAACCCGGAGCCGGTGCCGATCCACGAGATCGCCACCAGCCTGGAGCTGTCCGTGGCCACCGCCGGTCGCAACGTCGATCAGCTGGTGCGGGCCGGCCTGGTCGAACGGCACGAGGACGATCTCGATCGCCGGATCAAACGGATCTCGCTGAGCCCCGCGGGGCTCGACCTGATCGCCACCTTCAAAGCCGGGCAGCGCCGCTCGGCCCTGCGCATCCTGTCCGCCGTCGGCGTCGACGAGACTCGACGGCTGATCGATGCCCTGCGGCCGGTCGTGGAAAAACTCGGTTGCCCGAGCCGGCCCCACCCGGAAGCCTCGCTCCCGGAAACGCCGCGGCCGCAGACCCCGCAGCCATCCCCGTTCCCCCCGTTACGGCAGGAGATCCCTGTATGA
- a CDS encoding OmpA family protein: MSRRRTPPTLPVRLPILAAAVALLTLTACSSGGSSGSGESSAAPTSAAPVTVAGSVVSTAGSSNEAQIVVPEVVAAQWAALGSGNGVEWVAVAGDGTTSTTPVAVADADATSAFTAQLNALQAASPGRDALAGLDAVASPAGSPVWVFSPLLDTQGALDMNLLAFDQSPPDVVSAATASGALPDLTGREVNFVVTPVAGQQNALSDVQVGYQHAIWEGIATAAGASTVTFYDGTGTGAGTGTIPAVATPDPTDKISSEGSGPTRTCTLPTPALFLPNQAALIDKAATLTALSECVGTVDPSTKISVEGRTAAVPGGDPQGAIDLSTQRATEVAVLLQEVGVPGENITSVVGLGDSSPLVQPASDPENRSVVVTFTSTG; the protein is encoded by the coding sequence ATGAGCCGGAGACGAACGCCCCCGACCCTGCCCGTACGCCTGCCCATCCTGGCCGCCGCGGTCGCCTTGCTGACGCTCACCGCGTGCAGTTCGGGCGGCTCGAGCGGATCCGGCGAGTCGTCGGCGGCGCCGACCAGCGCGGCGCCGGTGACGGTGGCCGGCAGTGTGGTCAGCACCGCCGGCTCCTCGAACGAGGCGCAGATCGTGGTGCCCGAGGTGGTGGCCGCCCAGTGGGCGGCCCTGGGCTCGGGCAACGGCGTCGAGTGGGTCGCGGTGGCCGGTGACGGCACCACCAGCACCACGCCGGTGGCCGTCGCGGACGCGGACGCCACCTCGGCGTTCACCGCGCAGCTCAACGCCCTGCAGGCCGCGTCCCCGGGCCGGGATGCCCTGGCCGGCCTGGATGCCGTGGCCTCGCCGGCCGGCTCCCCGGTCTGGGTCTTCTCGCCGCTGCTGGACACCCAGGGCGCGTTGGACATGAACCTGCTGGCCTTCGACCAGTCGCCGCCCGATGTGGTGAGCGCCGCGACCGCGTCCGGGGCTCTGCCCGACCTGACCGGCCGTGAGGTCAACTTCGTCGTCACCCCGGTCGCCGGGCAGCAGAACGCGCTCTCCGACGTCCAGGTGGGCTACCAGCACGCCATCTGGGAGGGCATCGCGACCGCCGCCGGCGCGTCCACCGTCACCTTCTACGACGGCACCGGGACCGGCGCCGGGACCGGCACCATCCCCGCGGTCGCCACCCCGGACCCGACCGACAAGATCTCCTCCGAGGGCTCCGGCCCGACCCGGACCTGCACCCTGCCCACCCCGGCGCTGTTCCTGCCCAACCAGGCCGCGCTCATCGACAAGGCGGCCACCCTGACGGCGCTGAGCGAGTGTGTCGGCACCGTGGACCCGAGCACCAAGATCAGCGTCGAGGGGCGCACCGCGGCCGTCCCCGGTGGGGATCCCCAGGGCGCGATCGACCTGTCCACCCAGCGGGCCACCGAGGTGGCCGTGCTGCTGCAGGAGGTCGGGGTGCCGGGCGAGAACATCACCTCGGTGGTCGGCCTGGGCGACTCCTCGCCGCTGGTGCAGCCGGCCAGTGATCCGGAGAACCGCTCCGTGGTGGTCACCTTCACCTCCACCGGCTGA